The following are encoded together in the Bos javanicus breed banteng chromosome X, ARS-OSU_banteng_1.0, whole genome shotgun sequence genome:
- the RBM10 gene encoding RNA-binding protein 10 isoform X6 translates to MEYERRGGRGDRTGRYGATDRSQDDSGENRSRDHDYRDMDYRSYPREYGSQEGKHDYDDSSEEQSAEDSYEASPGSETQRRRRRRHRHSPTGPPGFPRDGDYRDQDYRTEQGEEEEEEEEEEEEEKASNIVMLRMLPQAATEDDIRGQLQSHGIQAREVRLMRNKSSGQSRGFAFVEFSHLQDATRWMEANQHSLNILGQKVSMHYSDPKPKINEDWLCNKCGVQNFKRREKCFKCGVPKSAEAEQKLPLGARLDQQTLPLGGRELSQGLLPLPQPYQAQGVLASQALSQGSEPSSENANDTIILRNLNPHSTMDSILGALAPYAVLSSSNVRVIKDKQTQLNRGFAFIQLSTIVEAAQLLQILQALHPPLTIDGKTINVEFAKGSKRDMASNEGSRINAASVASTAIAAAQWAISQASQGGEGAWATPEEPTVDYSYYQQDEGYGGSQGTESSLYAHGYLKGAKGPGITGTKGDPAGAGPETSLEPGVDSVSLQAFSRAQPGATPGVYQQSAAEASGSQGAANSQSYTIISPAVLKSELQSPTHPSSTLPPATSPSAQESYSQYPVPDVSTYQYDETSGYYYDPQTGLYYDPNSQYYYNAQSQQYLYWDGERRTYVPALEQSADGHKETGAPSKEGKEKKEKHKTKTAQQIAKDMERWARSLNKQKENFKNSFQPISNLRDDERRESATADAGYAILEKKGALAERQHTSMDLPKLASDDRPSPPRGLVAAYSGESDSEEEQERGGPEREEKLTDWQKLACLLCRRQFPSKEALIRHQQLSGLHKQNLEIHRRAHLSENELEALEKNDMEQMKYRDRAAERREKYGIPEPPEPKRRKYSGMSAASVDFEQPTRDGLGSDNIGSRMLQAMGWKEGSGLGRKKQGIVTPIEAQTRVRGSGLGARGSSYGVTSTESYKETLHKTMVTRFNEAQ, encoded by the exons GATTCCTACGAGGCCTCCCCGGGCTCCGAGACTCAGCgtaggcggcggcggcggcacaGGCACAGCCCTAccggcccgccaggcttcccccgAGACGGCGACTATCGGGACCAGGACTATCGGACCGagcaaggggaggaggaggaggaggaggaggaggaggaggaggaggagaaggccaGTAACATCGTCATGCTGAGGATGCTGCCACAGGCAGCCACTGAGGATGAC ATCCGTGGCCAGCTGCAATCCCATGGCATCCAAGCGCGGGAGGTCCGGCTGATGCGGAACAAATCCTCAG GTCAGAGCCGGGGCTTCGCCTTCGTCGAGTTTAGTCACTTGCAGGACGCTACACGATGGATGGAAGCCAATCAG CACTCCCTCAACATCCTGGGCCAGAAGGTGTCCATGCACTACAGCGACCCCAAGCCCAAGATCAATGAGGACTGGCTGTGTAATAAG TGTGGCGTCCAGAACTTCAAACGCCGCGAGAAGTGCTTCAAATGTGGGGTGCCCAAGTCAG CAGAGGCGGAGCAGAAGCTGCCCCTGGGAGCGAGGTTGGATCAGCAGACGCTGCCACTGGGGGGTCGGGAGCTAAGCCAGGGTCTGCTGCCCCTGCCACAGCCCTACCAGGCCCAGGGAGTACTGGCCTCCCAGGCCCTGTCACAGGGCTCGGAGCCAAGCTCGGAGAACGCCAACGACA CCATCATTTTGCGCAACCTGAACCCACATAGCACCATGGACTCCATCCTGGGGGCCCTGGCACCCTACGCAGTGCTGTCCTCCTCCAATGTACGCGTCATCAAGGACAAGCAGACCCAACTGAACCGTGGCTTCGCCTTTATCCAGCTCTCCACCATCGTG GAGGCAGCCCAGCTGCTACAGATCCTGCAGGCCTTACACCCACCACTCACCATCGACGGCAAGACCATCAACGTTGAGTTTGCCAAGGGTTCTAAGAG GGATATGGCCTCCAACGAAGGCAGTCGCATCAATGCTGCCTCTGTGGCCAGCACTGCCATTGCCGCAGCCCAGTGGGCCATCTCACAG GCCTCCCAGGGTGGGGAGGGTGCCTGGGCCACCCCCGAGGAGCCAACGGTCGACTACAGCTACTACCAACAGGATGAGGGCTATGGCGGCAGCCAGGGCACAGAGTCCTCTCTCTATGCCCATGGCTACCTCAAGGGCGCAAAGGGCCCTGGCATCACCGGAACCAAAGGGGACCCGGCTGGAGCAG gtcctgaGACCTCCCTGGAGCCTGGGGTGGACTCTGTGTCCCTACAGGCTTTCTCCCGTGCCCAGCCTGGTGCCACTCCTGGCGTCTACCAGCAGTCAGCAGCTGAAGCAAGCGGGAGCCAGGGCGCTGCCAACAGCCAG TCATACACCATCATATCACCCGCTGTGCTCAAGTCAGAGCTCCAGAGTCCCACCCATCCCAGCTCTACCCTGCCACCGGCCACGAGTCCCTCTGCCCAGGAGTCCTACAGCCAGTACC CTGTTCCTGACGTCTCCACCTACCAGTATGATGAGACATCTGGCTACTACTATGACCCCCAGACCGGCCTCTACTATGATCCCAACTCTCAG TACTACTACAACGCCCAGAGCCAGCAGTACCTGTACTGGGATGGGGAGAGGCGGACCTATGTCCCTGCCCTGGAGCAGTCAGCTGATGGGCATAAGGAGACAGGAGCGCCCTCCAAGGAGggcaaagagaagaaggaaaagcacAAGACCAAGACAGCCCAACAG ATTGCGAAGGACATGGAACGCTGGGCCCGCAGCctcaacaaacaaaaagaaaacttcaaaaacaGCTTCCAGCCCATCAGCAACTTGCGAGATGACGAAAGGCGGGAGTCAGCCACCGCGGATGCAGGCTACGCCATCCTCGAGAAGAAG GGAGCACTAGCTGAGAGACAGCACACCAGCATGGACCTCCCAAAACTGGCCAGCGATGACCGCCCA AGCCCACCTAGGGGGCTGGTGGCAGCCTACAGCGGGGAGAGTGACAGTGAGGAGGAGCAGGAACGCGGGGGCCCAGAGCGGGAGGAGAAGCTCACCGACTGGCAGAAGCTGGCCTGTCTGCTCTGCCGGCGCCAGTTCCCCAGCAAGGAAGCGCTCATCCGGCACCAGCAGCTCTCCGGGCTCCACAAG CAAAACCTTGAGATTCACCGGCGAGCCCACCTGTCAGAAAACGAGCTGGaggcacttgagaagaatgaCATGGAG CAAATGAAGTACCGGGACCGCGCAGCTGAACGCAGAGAGAAGTACGGCATCCCTGAGCCACCGGAGCCCAAGAGGAGAAAGTACAGCGGCATGTCTGCGGCCTCCGT GGACTTTGAGCAGCCCACACGGGATGGGCTGGGCAGTGACAACATTGGGAGTCGCATGCTCCAAGCCATGGGCTGGAAAGAGGGCAGTGGTCTGGGCCGCAAGAAGCAGGGCATTGTGACTCCCATTGAG GCCCAGACACGGGTGCGGGGCTCTGGCTTGGGTGCCCGAGGCAGCTCCTATGGGGTCACGTCAACTGAGTCCTACAAGGAGACGCTGCACAAGACAATGGTGACCCGCTTCAATGAGGCCCAGTGA
- the UBA1 gene encoding ubiquitin-like modifier-activating enzyme 1 — protein MSSSPLSKKRRVSGPDPKPGSNCSPAHSVLSEVPSVPANGMAKNVSDADIDEGLYSRQLYVLGHEAMKRLQTSSVLVSGLRGLGVEIAKNIILGGVKAVTLHDQGTAQWADLSSQFYLREEDIGKNRAEVSQPRLAELNSYVPVSAYTGPLVEDFLSDFQVVVLTNSPLEDQLRVGEFCHSHGIKLVVADTRGLFGQLFCDFGEEMILTDSNGEQPLSAMVSMVTKDNPGVVTCLDEARHGFESGDFVSFSEVQGMIELNGSQPMEIKVLGPYTFSICDTSNFSDYIRGGIVSQVKVPKKISFKSLPASLAEPDFVMTDFAKYSRPAQLHIGFQALHHFCAQHGRSPRPHNEEDAAELVTIAQAVNARSLPAVQQGSLDEDLIRKLAYVAAGDLAPINAFIGGLAAQEVMKACSGKFMPIMQWLYFDALECLPEDKEALTEDKCLPRQNRYDGQVAVFGSDLQERLGKQKYFLVGAGAIGCELLKNFAMIGLGCAEDGEIVVTDMDTIEKSNLNRQFLFRPWDVTKLKSDTAAAAVRQMNPHIRVTSHQNRVGPDTERIYDDDFFQNLDGVTNALDNVDARMYMDRRCVYYRKPLLESGTLGTKGNVQVVIPFLTESYSSSQDPPEKSIPICTLKNFPNAIEHTLQWARDEFEGLFKQPAENVNQYLTDPKFVERTLRLAGTQPLEVLEAVQRSLVLQRPQTWADCVTWACHHWHTQYSNNIRQLLHNFPPDQLTSSGAPFWSGPKRCPHPLTFDVSNPLHLDYVIAAANLFAQTYGLTGSQDRAAVATLLQSVQVPEFTPKSGVKIHVSDQELQSANASVDDSRLEELKATLPSPEKLPGFKMYPIDFEKDDDTNFHMDFIVAASNLRAENYDIPPADRHKSKLIAGKIIPAIATTTAAVVGLVCLELYKVVQGHRQLNSYKNGFLNLALPFFGFSEPLAAPRHQYYNQEWTLWDRFEVQGLQPNGEEMTLKQFLDYFKTEHKLEITMLSQGVSMLYSFFMPAAKLKERLDQPMTEIVSRVSKRKLGRHVRALVLELCCNDESGEDVEVPYVRYTIR, from the exons ATGTCCAGCTCGCCGCTGTCCAAGAAACGTCGCGTGTCCGGGCCTGATCCAAAGCCGGGTTCTAACTGTTCCCCTGCCCACTCCGTATTGTCCGAAGTGCCCTCGGTGCCAGCTAAC GGAATGGCGAAAAATGTCAGTGACGCAGACATAGATGAAGGCCTTTACTCCCGGCAGCT GTATGTGTTGGGCCATGAGGCAATGAAGCGGCTCCAGACCTCCAGCGTACTGGTATCAGGCCTTCGGGGCCTGGGCGTGGAGATTGCCAAGAACATCATCCTCGGTGGGGTCAAGGCTGTCACACTGCATGACCAGGGCACTGCCCAGTGGGCCGACCTCTCctcccag TTCTACCTGCGGGAAGAAGACATAGGAAAAAACCGAGCTGAGGTCTCCCAGCCCCGCCTCGCTGAGCTCAACAGCTATGTGCCTGTCAGTGCCTACACTGGGCCCCTTGTGGAGGACTTTCTCAGTGACTTCCAG GTGGTGGTCCTCACTAACAGCCCCCTGGAGGACCAGCTGCGGGTAGGTGAGTTCTGTCACAGCCATGGCATCAAGCTGGTGGTGGCAGACACCCGGGGCCTGTTCGG GCAGCTCTTCTGTGATTTTGGAGAGGAAATGATCCTCACTGATTCCAATGGGGAGCAGCCGCTCAGTGCTATGGTTTCTATGGTCACCAAG GACAACCCCGGTGTTGTTACTTGTCTGGATGAGGCCCGACATGGCTTTGAGAGTGGTGACTTCGTCTCCTTTTCGGAAGTACAGGGCATGATTGAACTCAATGGAAGTCAGCCCATGGAAATCAAAGTTCTGG GTCCTTACACCTTTAGCATCTGTGACACCTCCAACTTCTCTGACTACATCCGCGGAGGCATCGTCAGCCAGGTCAAAGTACCCAAGAAGATCAGCTTT AAATCCTTGCCAGCCTCCCTAGCAGAGCCTGACTTTGTGATGACAGACTTCGCCAAGTATTCCCGCCCTGCCCAGCTACACATTGGCTTCCAGGCCCTGCACCATTTCTGTGCTCAGCATGGCCGGTCCCCTCGGCCCCACAATGAG GAGGATGCAGCAGAGCTGGTGACCATAGCCCAGGCTGTGAACGCTCGATCCCTGCCCGCAGTGCAGCAGGGCAGCCTGGATGAGGACCTCATCCGGAAGCTAGCATATGTGGCTGCTGGGGACCTGGCTCCCATAAATGCCTTCATTGGGGGCCTTGCTGCCCAGGAGGTCATGAAG GCTTGCTCTGGGAAGTTTATGCCCATAATGCAGTGGCTGTACTTTGATGCCCTTGAGTGTCTCCCTGAGGACAAAGAGGCCCTCACAGAGGACAAGTGCCTCCCG CGCCAGAACCGTTATGATGGGCAGGTAGCTGTATTTGGCTCAGACCTGCAGGAGAGGTTGGGCAAGCAGAAGTACTTCCTG GTGGGCGCAGGGGCCATTGGCTGTGAACTGCTCAAGAACTTTGCCATGATTGGGCTGGGCTGTGCAGAAGATGGAGAAATTGTTGTCACAGACATGGACACCATTGAGAAGTCAAATTTGAACAGACAGTTTCTGTTCCGGCCCTGGGATGTCACT aaattaaagtctgacacagcTGCTGCAGCTGTGCGCCAGATGAATCCTCATATCCGAGTGACAAGCCACCAGAACCGTGTAGGTCCTGACACTGAGCGCATCTATGATGATGATTTCTTCCAAAACCTGGATGGTGTAACCAATGCCCTGGATAATGTGGATGCCC GCATGTACATGGACCGCCGCTGCGTGTACTACCGTAAGCCACTGCTGGAGTCGGGCACACTGGGCACCAAGGGCAACGTGCAGGTGGTGATCCCCTTCCTAACAGAATCTTACAGCTCCAGCCAGGACCCGCCTGAAAAGTCCATCCCCATCTGCACACTGAAGAACTTCCCCAATGCCATCGAGCACACCCTGCAG TGGGCTAGAGATGAGTTCGAAGGCCTCTTCAAGCAGCCGGCAGAAAACGTCAACCAATACCTCAC AGACCCCAAGTTTGTGGAGCGGACCTTGCGACTGGCGGGCACTCAACCCCTGGAGGTGCTGGAGGCCGTGCAGCGTAGTCTCGTGCTGCAGCGGCCACAGACCTGGGCTGACTGTGTGACCTGGGCCTGCCACCACTGGCACACGCAGTACTCTAACAATATCCGGCAGCTGCTACACAACTTCCCTCCTGATCAG CTCACAAGCTCAGGAGCTCCATTCTGGTCTGGGCCCAAACGCTGTCCACACCCACTCACCTTTGATGTCAGCAAT CCCCTCCATCTGGACTACGTGATAGCTGCTGCCAACCTGTTCGCCCAGACCTACGGGCTGACAGGCTCTCAGGACCGAGCTGCTGTGGCCACACTCCTACAGTCTGTGCAGGTCCCCGAGTTCACCCCCAAGTCTGGAGTCAAGATCCATGTCTCTGACCAGGAGCTGCAGAGCGCCAATGCCTCTGTGG ATGACAGCCGTCTGGAAGAGCTCAAGGCTACACTGCCCAGTCCCGAAAAGCTCCCTGGGTTCAAGATGTACCCTATCGACTTTGAGAAG GATGATGACACCAACTTCCATATGGATTTCATCGTGGCCGCATCCAACCTCCGGGCAGAGAACTATGACATTCCCCCTGCAGACCGGCACAAG AGCAAGCTGATTGCAGGAAAGATCATCCCAGCCATTGCCACAACCACAGCAGCCGTGGTTGGCCTTGTGTGTTTAGAGCTGTACAAGGTGGTGCAGGGGCACCGACAGCTCAACTCCTACAAGAATGGTTTCCTTAACTTGGCCCTGCCCTTTTTTGGCTTCTCCGAGCCCCTCGCAGCACCTCGTCACCAG TACTATAACCAAGAGTGGACGTTGTGGGATCGCTTTGAGGTACAGGGTTTGCAGCCTAACGGTGAGGAGATGACCCTCAAACAGTTCCTCGACTACTTCAAG ACAGAACATAAGTTGGAGATCACTATGCTGTCCCAGGGCGTGTCTATGCTCTACTCTTTCTTCATGCCAGCCGCCAAGCTCAAGGAACGATTGGATCAGCC GATGACCGAGATTGTAAGCCGTGTGTCGAAACGAAAGCTTGGCCGCCATGTGCGAGCACTGGTGCTTGAGCTGTGCTGTAACGATGAGAGCGGCGAGGATGTTGAGGTCCCCTATGTACGATACACCATCCGCTGA